ATACTTCAGAGGGGAAAGGTCAGTGGCAGCGCACGCGCCCCGCGCTTTTTGCGGTGCAGCTGTTTGAGTCTATACAGATGGCCATCTCATAAAGCGCTGCGACGCGACGTTGGCAGAGAGTAGTATCAGTGGATCTCGTGACGTTAGCGTAGGATAACCACTGGTGTTATTACGACGACGGTAAGGGGAGCGGACTATGGAAGAAATCGAACGATCGTCTTCGCGCCTCAGCTTTGGCAAGCGAGTCATGGACGACTGGTATATCCATCGTATCGGCATCGAGTTCTTGGAGAAAGGGCTTCAGGCGATCGTCATTGCTGCACTAGAGTCTGCCCCGGGGGTGGCCTATGAGCGGGCAAATGTAATCAAATTGAATCTCGCGTCCTTACGAATATCTCTGCTTCGATACGACGATTTCTTTGACGCCTCGTTTCCAGTGCTTCTGGAGTCGTGGAGCCTCTCGGCTCAGAGTGAGCAGACGATCACGTACCGTTCATACCTCGACTCGCTAAATCCGCCGATTCTTCATCGGAAAGAATTGTTGCTGCCGCCATCGCATCCACTGCGCCCGAAATTCGAAGCGGTTACCCGTCAGGCAGAGGAATTGGGGCTGTTCGACGAGACAACGACGATCGGTTTTCGAGAAAATTGGTCTCGTCTGGTTTCTGCCAAGGGATACAAGATTGTCGGTTCGGACTTCGTACCAATTGGAAATATGGAGATTGAGTCAAAACACCTTCCAGTTGATATTTCGGATCATACTCCGGTATATCGCCATCTCACGGCTCTAAGTAGGTGGAGTCTGTCAGCCCCCGTTCAGCTTCTAATACGACACGCCTTACTTTCCCCGGGCAAAGAGATCCTAGATTACGGTTGTGGTAAAGGCGACGATATCGCCACCCTGAACGCTCAAGGCTACTCAGCTCGTGGTTGGGATCCGTTCTATGCTGCCGATAATACGATAAGCCAAGCCCCCGTAGTCAATCTGGGATTCGTTCTGAATGTCATCGAGGACCCGAATGAACGACGGGAAGCCCTGCATAGGGCATTCCATGTCGCGGATGAAGTACTGGCTATTGCCGTCATGTTGGGTGGAGGTGCGACACCAGGACTTCCTTATCGTGATGGGGTGCTCACGTCGCGGAACACGTTTCAGAAGTACTTTTCACAGGAGGAGCTGAAGCAGTACGTCCAACAGGAGCTTGGTGAGGAGGCGTTTCTAGTTGGGCCGGGCGTGTGTTTCGTGTTCAAGGATAAGAATGTCGAGCAACGATTTACTGCCAATCGATATCGTCGACGGGATCTGCCGAATCGAATCCTCAAACGACATCACAAAGAAAGCAGCGTACGACCTCGTAAACCATCGAGCGCCTACGAGCGCTTACCGGAAGATGCTCGCGCGTGGCTCGGGCGCATGTGGGAAGTTGCCCTGGATCTGGGGAGAGTGCCAGAACGCGACGAAGTGCCATTTCTGCCGGATATTGAAAACAATGTTGGATCTTATCGGCGAGCATTGCGCTTCATCGAGACAGCGTTCGATCGAGCCCAGCTGACGATGGCAGCCGCTGTCCGCGCTGATGACCTGCGTCTATTCTTTGCATTGGGGCACTTTTCAAAACGCCCTCCGTACAGAAGCCTCGAAACGAGGTTGCAGAGAGACATCAAGGCGTTCTTTGGCGATTACCGATCCGCGCAGGCTGATGGTATGCGGCTGCTTAGGGATGCGGCCACCCCAGATGCAATTCGGATGGCTTGTCGGGTAGCTGCAGAACAAGGCATAGGTTGGCTCGACAAGGAAGACGCTTTGCACCTGCATACCACTGCAATAGACCGACTTCCGGTGATTCTCCGTGTTTACGTCGGATGCGGCCTCTTGATTTATGGAGATGCCGGGGAGGCTCAGCTGATCAAAGTACATTCGTTATCCGGAAAACTTACCTTGCTTGAGTACGAAGGCTTTGATGCGTCTCCTTTGCCTCTCATGGCCAAGCGCATAAAAATAAACATCCGGAAACAAGACTATGAAGTTTTCGAGTACGGGGGAAAATACGAGAAACCATATCTGTATTACAAGTCGCGCTACCTAAACGAAGAGTACCCGAGGTATGCAGAGCAACTGGCGTTTGATAGTGAGCTGGAACGGCTTGAATTGTTCGACTCCGCTGGGCATGGGATTCCTGCGCTAAAGTTTGCTGATTCGCTCGAGCTGCATCGACGATCTGTCCGTGGTTTCTCTCTTGTTAGAAGTGACACTATTCCACCATTGGATCAGTCATGTGGAAAATACTTCTGCTATCGCGATTTCATTGAATGTGGCGAAACACAGCTGAACACAGGCATCGACAATGCTCCTCAACGACCAGAATCGTTCAATGCACTGCACGATCTGGCAACCAACCTCTTGGATCCGATCATCGATTACTTCGGCGGCATCAAGCTGACGTACGGATTTTGTTCGCGTGCGTTGAGCAAACACATCAAGGCGCGCGTCGCTCCCCAGCTCGACCAGCACGCTGCCTATGAACGTAGTTCGAGAGGAAAGCTGATTTGTGACAGAGGAGGGGCTGCATGCGATTTCATTGTCCCGGATGAGGACATGGAAGAGGTCAGTCGGTGGATTATGGAAAATTTACCGTTTGACCGACTGTACTTCTATGGGAAGGCGTGCCCCGTACACGTCAGCTATGCAGAGAAGCCACAGGGTGACGCGTATGAGATGAGAGAGGTAGCCAACGGGCGACGCATACCTCGTCCCATAATCCATCGCTGACTCACTCGCTTACGATCGGAGTAGTACGGAACTGGGCCATTGGCCGTTGACATCAGGAAACGCTTGCGAGCCGAGCATATGGTGGTCGTATT
This window of the Burkholderia cepacia GG4 genome carries:
- a CDS encoding DNA phosphorothioation-associated putative methyltransferase; translation: MEEIERSSSRLSFGKRVMDDWYIHRIGIEFLEKGLQAIVIAALESAPGVAYERANVIKLNLASLRISLLRYDDFFDASFPVLLESWSLSAQSEQTITYRSYLDSLNPPILHRKELLLPPSHPLRPKFEAVTRQAEELGLFDETTTIGFRENWSRLVSAKGYKIVGSDFVPIGNMEIESKHLPVDISDHTPVYRHLTALSRWSLSAPVQLLIRHALLSPGKEILDYGCGKGDDIATLNAQGYSARGWDPFYAADNTISQAPVVNLGFVLNVIEDPNERREALHRAFHVADEVLAIAVMLGGGATPGLPYRDGVLTSRNTFQKYFSQEELKQYVQQELGEEAFLVGPGVCFVFKDKNVEQRFTANRYRRRDLPNRILKRHHKESSVRPRKPSSAYERLPEDARAWLGRMWEVALDLGRVPERDEVPFLPDIENNVGSYRRALRFIETAFDRAQLTMAAAVRADDLRLFFALGHFSKRPPYRSLETRLQRDIKAFFGDYRSAQADGMRLLRDAATPDAIRMACRVAAEQGIGWLDKEDALHLHTTAIDRLPVILRVYVGCGLLIYGDAGEAQLIKVHSLSGKLTLLEYEGFDASPLPLMAKRIKINIRKQDYEVFEYGGKYEKPYLYYKSRYLNEEYPRYAEQLAFDSELERLELFDSAGHGIPALKFADSLELHRRSVRGFSLVRSDTIPPLDQSCGKYFCYRDFIECGETQLNTGIDNAPQRPESFNALHDLATNLLDPIIDYFGGIKLTYGFCSRALSKHIKARVAPQLDQHAAYERSSRGKLICDRGGAACDFIVPDEDMEEVSRWIMENLPFDRLYFYGKACPVHVSYAEKPQGDAYEMREVANGRRIPRPIIHR